The following nucleotide sequence is from Mastacembelus armatus unplaced genomic scaffold, fMasArm1.2, whole genome shotgun sequence.
ggtagttaacgtcagctacccagcggtatataaagtacttcaaatcagaagtatataaggtagttaacgtcagctacccagcggtatataaagtacttcaaattagaagtacataaggtagttaacgtcagctacccagcggtatataaagtacttcaaattagaagtatataaggtagttaacgtcagcttaAAAATACCTTCTATATGTTTTAAACACTTcatatatgagtgtgtgtttcctgtttcctgtgcaGTCTGCTGCCTGTCACCTCTCCAGGCTGACTGGTTTGACTTTACCATGTTTCTGTCCTCTGCACGTCAAACTGTTGTGCGTTTTTGACAGAAAGTGTTTCCTGTGTCCTGCTCGACTTTTCCTTCTTTattccgtgtgtgtgttttaacctGGAGTCCATCAAAGCCAAAGCCTGTTTCAGCTGCCCCTGCTCTGCCTGCAGTTACGTGATGATGATGCCGTTCAAGCGTCAGGCTCTGGTGGAGTTCGACAGCGTGGAGAGCGCCGAGCGCTGCGTGTCCTGCGGGAGCCGTGAGCCCGTCTACGTCGCCGAGCAGCAGGCTTTCGTTAACTTCTCCACCAGCCAGAGAATCACCAGACCCACTAACGCGGACGACCCCACCAGCAGAAACAAGGTTTTGCTGCTGTCCATCCAGAATCCGCTGTACCCCATCACCACCGTGAGTCAACCCTTCTGAACCACCCTTTAAActcattttgtctgtttgcctgagcctccagcagaacttcgacttttcctcctttctgcAGTCAATAGTGAAACATCTCAGGATCatgtaactgtgtgttttctgtctgtctcaggaCGTGTTGTACACCGTCTGTAACCCCGTCGGTAACGTCCTGCGCATCGTCATCTTCAAGCGCAACGGCATCCAGGCCATGGTGGAATATCCTGATGATGTGTTGTCTGACCAGTGAAACCTGTTCAAATTCACTTTCAGTGTGTTAAAGCTGCAGTTTAGTTCTTAATGGACTCTTTAGGTTTTTACTGCAGCATGATGAGCGCAGGGCGATTAGAGCTAAAGGCTGTGATGAAACCAGATCAGGTTTAGGCTGACTATGCTCTGTCCTGTTTCCGTCCCCTGATTGTCGTCCTTAACGAGCTCGTTAACATTCGAGTCCGTGGAGGACGCTCAGAAGGCCAAGCTGGCCCTGAACGGAGCCGACATCTACGCCGGCTGCTGCACACTGAAGATCGAATACGCTCGGGTaagcgctcacacacacacacacacacaacacacactgctctggacaaacacacactcaggtgcatgcacacatacacaccctcaCTCTCAtgcccacgcacacacacccacccagaGGTGCTGTGCTCTGTCGCCCCCTGCAGCCCAACAGACTGAACGTCGTCCGCAATGACAACAACAGCTGGGATTACACCAAACCCTTCCTCCTGCACCGAGGTAGGACCCCACCGTCGGCCtctgcttacacacacacacacacacacacacacacacacacacacacacacacactccctctggTGTTCTGACTGATAGACAAGTCAGATgctttcagtcagtcagtcgaTTCATGTGGACAGAAAACTGCTGGAGAAGAAACTTTATGAgcaaaaaactgaatttatcCAAAATTGGCCCCAAGTTTAACCTTTTCCACTCCACGGCCCCGGTACCAGGACCAGGCTGTGTCTGGTATTATAATGTGACCTGCAGGGCCGAACTGATGGTTCTGCATCGTTGTGCTTCATTTACATCACATTTagcagagctgcagcttcaACAGCATCATCACTGACTCCTTGTTATAAAGCTGACTGGATTTCTACCACTCAGCCCAAGGTTGTTCATTTTGGCCTCACAGCTGTTACGCAGTTCAGTGCACTGAACGTTCCTCTAGGACCAAGGTGCTACATAGAACATGAATTAACACAGAAGACAACAAACCTATACGTGAACTACACACTGTCCACAGCTGCAAACCTAACAAGCTGCTCTGACTTCTAccttgttctgctgctgcttgtgcTCGGCACCTTCCTGCTGCGTTGACGTTGTTCTCAGCAACAGTCGCATTAACAGCCTCCACCTTCAGGTAAAGGCTGGTCGACTGCCCTCTGTCTGTGAGCAAGGCACCATCTGATGGTTCAAAGCTGCTGTGGAGATTTTTCAGACAGGAAGCTTTCACCTCCCACTGCTCTGGCTTTGTTCTGGTCTGACCCTGACccggcctgtgtgtgtgttcctgacAGCTCCtgtttgatttctgtgtgtgtttcagaccGTGGAAAAGGGAGGCGGCGACAGGCCATCCTCGGAGAGCACCCCTCCAACGGCTACGGTACCGTCCGTCTGTTCTGTCTTCCAGCTGTTTCGCTCACCATAGAAAGTCCTGCAGTGCTTCCAGCTCTGGAGTGTCTCATGTTCATTTCAGTGTGTATCCTCTGTTTTGCCTACAGGCccacactgccccctgctgcctCTGCCTGCTAACAGATACAGGAGGAGCAGTGAGGAGGTGCCGGACATGATCGCCTACCCGCTGTGCCTCCCCAagacctcctcctccacctcctcctccattctGGGCCATGCGGCCTCCAGCTCCGTCGCCATGGTGAGCAGCCTCCATTCCGCCAAGATGAACTGCAGCCGCATCTTCAACCTCTTCTGTCTCTACGGCAACGTGGAgaaggtgtgtgcgtgtgtgtttagttttttgtgtgtgtttatctcaatgctgtttcatttccatctgccacagcagcaggaggtTCCTGCTGGAAGGAACGCCCTAAAGACCTGACTCCACTTATGTGTTAGCAAGCAGAATTTAATTGAATCTACTTTAGGTTTGAACCACAcagcttttatttcaaatgGTAAGATTGTGGTGAACAAACATCACCCAGAGAGCATCATGGGTAATGGTAGACGTtagaaataaacagtaaaactgtCAGTAGAAGCTATAGTTGTTGGTTGCAGTGGGCAGGAGTCACTCCTTAATCTACAATACTCAGAGGAGCTTTTGAGAAAAGGTTGTGAGGAACAGGACTCGGACTGGTTGTGTTTGCAGGTGAAGTTCATGAAGAGTGTTCCTGGCACGGCTTTGGTGGAGATGGGCGATGAGTACGCCGTGGACCGAGCCGTGACTCACCTCAACAGCGTCAAGGTGTTCGGCAAAAAGCTCAACGTCTGGTGAGTGCTGGTACTCCCTACAGCAGCTTTCAGAGAGGGCAGGAGGTCGGCTGGAGACCAATACGTTGTTTGAGATCCCGATATCCCACTGACCAAAACCATGACCATGACATGGCTGGGATGTAGTCAACCTCCTGACCTTTCTTTTCTGCACCAGGAATCAGGACATCATTGTGATAGCTGCATTCAAATTAATATTGACTTGGTTTTACTGGCACAGTTTTGACTGGGCTCTTCTAATGACCTCCCTACTCTTCTTCTGGGGTTTAACTGTTTGTTTCTATAATATTCACAGTATTGGATGAAAAcatgaatttgtattttaaattctgGAAATTGG
It contains:
- the LOC113140182 gene encoding heterogeneous nuclear ribonucleoprotein L-like, producing the protein MEDREDAEGPGGGGGYHRAAKRLRTEEEAGGEELEDREEEVDSTGEETASSGDTETRNRRRAGKDGVEDSHCIPPSPVVHVRGLCDAVVEADLVEALDKFGNICYVMMMPFKRQALVEFDSVESAERCVSCGSREPVYVAEQQAFVNFSTSQRITRPTNADDPTSRNKVLLLSIQNPLYPITTDVLYTVCNPVGNVLRIVIFKRNGIQAMVEFESVEDAQKAKLALNGADIYAGCCTLKIEYARPNRLNVVRNDNNSWDYTKPFLLHRDRGKGRRRQAILGEHPSNGYGPHCPLLPLPANRYRRSSEEVPDMIAYPLCLPKTSSSTSSSILGHAASSSVAMVSSLHSAKMNCSRIFNLFCLYGNVEKVKFMKSVPGTALVEMGDEYAVDRAVTHLNSVKVFGKKLNVCVSKQQAVIPSQVFELADGSSSYQDFSLTRNNRFSNVQSSRNIIQPPAPILHFYNAPPTLSKHQLHKLCAEHNVPAFTNFKVFDAKPSSKTLSGLLEFDSKTDAVEALTVLNHHQIRIPNSSNLFTLKLCFSTSSHL